The following are from one region of the Streptococcus sp. 1643 genome:
- the glgA gene encoding glycogen synthase GlgA, translating into MKILFVAAEGAPFSKTGGLGDVIGALPKSLVKAGHEVAVFLPYYDMVEAKFGDQIEDVLHFEVSVGWRRQYCGIKKTVLNGVTFYFIDNQYYFFRGHVYGDFDDGERFAFFQLAALEAMERIGFIPDLLHVHDYHTAMIPFLLKEKYHWIQAYQGIRTVLTIHNLEFQGQFSEGMLWDLFGVGFERYADGTLRWNDCLNWMKSGILYADRVSTVSPSYAHEIMTSQFGCGLDQILRMESGKVSGIVNGIDADLYNPQTDPLLDYHFDKEDLSGKAQNKAKLQERVGLPVRADVPLVGIVSRLTRQKGFDVVVESLHRFLQEDVQIVLLGTGDPAFEHSFSWFAQVYPDKLSANITFDVKLAQEIYAACDLFLMPSRFEPCGLSQMMAMRYGTLPLVHEVGGLRDTVQSFNPIEGSGTGFSFDNLTPYWLNWSFQTALDVYKYQPEVWRNLQKQAMECDFSWDTACKSYLDLYHSLVN; encoded by the coding sequence ATGAAAATTTTATTTGTAGCGGCAGAAGGAGCACCCTTTTCAAAAACAGGTGGTTTGGGCGATGTTATTGGCGCACTTCCCAAATCACTTGTAAAAGCGGGGCACGAAGTTGCAGTTTTCTTGCCTTATTATGATATGGTAGAAGCTAAGTTCGGAGACCAGATAGAGGATGTTCTCCACTTTGAAGTTAGTGTAGGATGGCGTAGACAGTACTGTGGTATTAAGAAAACGGTTTTGAATGGTGTAACCTTCTACTTCATTGATAATCAGTATTATTTCTTCCGTGGTCATGTCTACGGTGATTTTGACGATGGTGAACGCTTTGCTTTTTTCCAACTGGCTGCTCTTGAAGCCATGGAACGCATCGGCTTTATCCCTGACCTTCTCCATGTTCATGATTACCACACAGCCATGATTCCCTTTTTGTTAAAAGAAAAGTACCATTGGATTCAGGCTTATCAAGGAATCAGAACCGTTTTAACCATTCATAATTTGGAATTTCAAGGTCAATTTTCTGAAGGAATGTTGTGGGATTTGTTCGGTGTTGGGTTTGAACGCTATGCTGATGGAACGCTTCGCTGGAATGATTGTCTCAACTGGATGAAATCAGGTATTCTCTACGCGGATCGTGTCTCAACCGTTTCCCCTAGCTATGCGCACGAGATTATGACCAGTCAGTTTGGTTGCGGTTTGGACCAGATTCTTCGGATGGAGTCAGGTAAGGTTTCAGGTATTGTCAATGGTATTGACGCAGATCTTTATAATCCTCAAACAGACCCACTTTTAGACTATCATTTTGATAAAGAAGATTTGTCTGGAAAAGCTCAAAACAAAGCAAAATTGCAAGAGAGAGTTGGGTTGCCTGTGAGAGCAGATGTTCCGCTAGTTGGGATTGTCTCTCGTTTGACACGCCAAAAAGGTTTTGATGTTGTTGTAGAAAGTTTGCATCGTTTCTTACAGGAGGACGTTCAAATAGTCCTTTTAGGAACAGGAGATCCTGCTTTTGAACATTCCTTCTCCTGGTTTGCGCAAGTCTATCCAGACAAGCTATCAGCAAATATCACTTTTGATGTCAAACTTGCTCAAGAAATCTACGCAGCTTGTGATCTCTTCCTCATGCCAAGTCGTTTTGAACCATGCGGCTTGTCTCAAATGATGGCGATGCGCTATGGAACTCTACCATTGGTTCATGAGGTTGGTGGACTAAGAGATACAGTTCAATCCTTCAATCCAATCGAAGGAAGTGGAACTGGATTTAGCTTTGATAATTTAACACCTTACTGGCTTAACTGGAGTTTCCAAACAGCCTTGGATGTTTATAAGTACCAGCCAGAAGTTTGGAGAAATCTACAAAAACAAGCTATGGAATGTGATTTCTCATGGGATACAGCCTGCAAATCTTACCTGGACTTGTACCATAGTTTAGTCAACTAA
- the pulA gene encoding type I pullulanase: MYRYPVVIHFHRKNGDYDACSFSRKQADVKENLYYENDYFGAKFSFTVTSAERLDTLVFSVEIDGKTKDYLLRFNYYPLLTEVWILDGDETVYYSENPAIASPCYKDRNPFAFDKAFHSESFDHHWGYQGELGYSISDYQTSFKLWAPTATAVQVVVYENTSNDAPIWKTFNLERGNSYSYSHKYNTIGVWSVDLDENLAGKAYQYQIEFPHHQTLIRDPYTIATSPDGKRSVILSQQDRQVEGFKVKHGTDAPWRLENPCKAVICEMHIRDFTKSPTSGVPENLRGTFLGAAQTGTINQYGQATAFDYIKELGCNYVQLQPIFDRHKEYDEDGNVTYNWGYDPQNYNAPEPSFSSNPDDPGQVIRDLKTMIQAYHDAGIGVIMDVVYNHTFSTVDAPFQTTVPDYYYRMNPDGTFQNGTGVGNETASEHEMYRKYMIDSLLYWVKEYNIDGFRFDLMGIHDVKTMQAIRWALDEVDPRIITYGEGWDMGTGLAPYDKAKKDNAYQMPNIGFFNDNQRDAIKGGEVYGSIKAGFVSGAATEPIVAKAILGSRELGSYLSPNQVLNYVEAHDNYNLHDLLVTLHPDHSSDKIMRQVETATAMSILMQGMSFIELGQEFGRTKLLATGENGELTPADRERAMNSYNAPDSVNQVNWDLINERQESIDFIRQIIRLKTQRRAFSYPTYEEVYRHVFVHTAAENSGWIVYEIHGGAEHLLVVFNAKGTSFYFENAGNLEMLVSNSRSQESNVIDDISVAVLKVLS, encoded by the coding sequence ATGTATAGATACCCTGTAGTCATCCATTTTCACCGAAAGAACGGGGATTATGATGCTTGTTCATTCAGTAGAAAACAGGCAGATGTTAAAGAAAATTTGTATTATGAAAATGACTATTTTGGAGCAAAATTCTCCTTTACAGTCACAAGTGCAGAAAGGCTAGATACTTTGGTCTTTTCTGTCGAAATAGATGGAAAAACAAAAGACTATCTCCTACGGTTTAACTATTATCCACTGTTGACTGAGGTTTGGATTTTGGATGGTGATGAGACGGTTTATTATTCTGAAAATCCAGCCATTGCAAGTCCTTGCTATAAAGATCGAAACCCGTTTGCTTTTGATAAAGCCTTTCACAGTGAAAGTTTTGATCACCATTGGGGATACCAAGGAGAGTTGGGCTATAGTATCTCTGACTACCAGACAAGCTTTAAACTCTGGGCTCCAACAGCTACAGCAGTTCAAGTGGTCGTTTATGAAAATACAAGTAACGACGCGCCGATTTGGAAAACCTTTAATCTTGAGCGTGGGAATAGCTATTCATATAGTCATAAGTACAATACCATTGGTGTTTGGAGTGTAGACCTGGATGAAAATCTTGCAGGTAAAGCCTATCAGTATCAGATTGAGTTTCCGCACCACCAGACCTTGATACGAGACCCATACACTATCGCTACAAGTCCTGATGGGAAACGTTCTGTCATCCTCTCTCAGCAAGATAGACAGGTAGAAGGATTTAAAGTCAAACATGGGACAGACGCCCCTTGGCGTTTGGAAAATCCATGTAAAGCCGTTATCTGTGAGATGCATATTCGTGATTTTACAAAATCGCCGACATCTGGAGTTCCAGAAAACCTTCGAGGGACCTTCCTTGGGGCTGCGCAGACAGGAACGATTAACCAGTATGGTCAAGCAACAGCCTTTGATTATATCAAAGAACTCGGCTGTAATTATGTTCAACTCCAACCAATCTTTGATCGCCATAAGGAATATGACGAGGACGGGAATGTAACCTATAACTGGGGTTATGACCCTCAAAACTACAATGCGCCAGAACCAAGTTTCTCTAGTAATCCAGATGATCCTGGACAGGTTATTCGAGACCTCAAGACCATGATTCAGGCTTATCATGATGCAGGAATCGGTGTCATTATGGATGTCGTTTACAACCATACCTTTTCAACGGTCGATGCACCTTTCCAAACAACTGTTCCTGATTATTACTATCGTATGAATCCAGATGGAACCTTCCAAAACGGCACTGGTGTAGGAAATGAAACCGCAAGCGAACACGAAATGTACCGCAAGTATATGATTGACTCACTTCTTTATTGGGTGAAAGAATACAATATTGACGGATTCCGTTTCGACTTGATGGGAATTCACGATGTTAAAACCATGCAGGCAATCCGTTGGGCACTTGATGAAGTTGATCCTCGTATTATCACCTATGGAGAAGGCTGGGATATGGGGACAGGTCTTGCACCTTATGATAAGGCCAAGAAGGATAATGCCTACCAGATGCCAAATATTGGATTCTTCAACGACAATCAGCGTGATGCCATCAAAGGAGGAGAAGTTTATGGCTCAATTAAAGCAGGATTTGTTAGTGGTGCAGCTACAGAACCGATTGTAGCCAAAGCTATTCTTGGTAGCCGAGAGTTGGGTTCATATCTTAGTCCAAACCAAGTACTTAACTATGTGGAAGCCCATGATAATTACAACTTGCATGATTTGTTAGTAACCCTTCATCCAGATCATAGTTCAGATAAGATTATGCGACAGGTCGAGACAGCAACAGCGATGAGCATTCTTATGCAAGGCATGTCCTTTATAGAGCTGGGTCAAGAATTTGGACGCACCAAACTCCTTGCTACAGGAGAAAATGGCGAGCTGACTCCGGCAGATAGAGAACGGGCCATGAATAGTTACAATGCTCCAGATAGTGTCAACCAGGTCAATTGGGATTTAATCAATGAGAGACAAGAGAGCATTGACTTTATTCGCCAGATTATTCGCCTAAAAACACAAAGGCGTGCTTTCTCTTATCCTACATACGAAGAAGTTTATCGTCATGTCTTCGTCCATACGGCTGCTGAAAATAGTGGATGGATTGTTTACGAAATTCACGGTGGAGCAGAGCACTTATTGGTGGTATTCAATGCCAAGGGAACTTCCTTCTACTTTGAAAATGCAGGAAATCTTGAAATGCTTGTGTCCAATAGTCGTTCTCAAGAGTCTAATGTGATTGATGATATCAGCGTTGCAGTCTTGAAGGTACTTTCATAG
- the glgD gene encoding glucose-1-phosphate adenylyltransferase subunit GlgD, whose translation MKIDKYSAILGNTVGFHDMSTLTEHRPVASLPFGGKYRLIDFPLSSLANAGVRSIFGIFQQDNISSVFDHIRSGREWGLSTLLSHYYLGIYNTRVESSTVGKEYYQQLLTYLRRSGSNQTVSINCDVLVNIDLNQVFHLHNTTNGPITVVYKKLPKKDISDVNAILEIDETDHVRSHKLFDNKSTDELFNMSTDIFVVDTPWLIERLEEEAQKEYPEKLRYVLRDLAAKEGAFAYEYTGYLANIHSVQSYYQANIDMLESKKFYSLFSPNQKIYTKVKNEEPTYYANTSKVRSSQFASGSIIEGEVVQSVLSRNIYVHKDSVVKDSILFPRVVIGQGAQVEYAILDKGVEVADGVVIRGTAEHPVVVKKGETVTEDIYS comes from the coding sequence ATGAAGATTGATAAATATTCAGCCATTTTAGGAAACACAGTTGGTTTTCATGATATGTCAACGTTAACAGAACACCGTCCGGTGGCTAGCTTGCCTTTCGGTGGGAAATACCGTTTGATTGACTTCCCCCTTTCCAGTCTTGCAAATGCAGGTGTTCGTAGTATCTTTGGTATTTTCCAACAAGATAATATCAGCTCAGTTTTCGACCATATCCGTTCAGGTCGTGAGTGGGGCTTGTCAACCCTTCTAAGTCACTACTATCTAGGAATTTACAATACTCGTGTTGAAAGCAGTACAGTTGGAAAAGAGTATTACCAACAGCTTCTCACCTACTTGAGACGTTCAGGTTCAAACCAAACCGTTTCGATTAACTGCGATGTGCTGGTGAATATTGACTTGAATCAAGTCTTCCACCTACACAATACAACAAATGGTCCGATCACAGTTGTATATAAGAAACTTCCGAAGAAAGACATTTCAGATGTGAATGCTATCTTAGAAATTGATGAAACTGACCATGTTCGTTCGCACAAACTCTTTGATAACAAATCTACGGATGAACTCTTCAACATGTCTACAGATATCTTTGTTGTGGATACTCCTTGGTTGATTGAACGACTTGAAGAAGAAGCTCAGAAAGAATATCCTGAAAAGTTACGCTATGTTCTTCGTGATTTAGCTGCAAAAGAAGGAGCTTTTGCTTACGAATACACAGGCTACTTAGCGAACATTCATTCTGTTCAGTCCTATTATCAAGCAAACATCGATATGCTTGAATCTAAAAAATTCTACTCTCTTTTCTCACCAAATCAAAAGATTTATACAAAAGTTAAGAATGAAGAACCAACCTACTATGCGAATACTTCAAAAGTAAGAAGTTCTCAGTTTGCTTCTGGTAGTATCATTGAGGGTGAAGTAGTTCAGTCAGTCCTATCTCGTAACATTTATGTTCACAAAGATAGTGTGGTGAAGGACAGCATTCTATTCCCTCGAGTTGTGATTGGTCAAGGTGCCCAAGTTGAATATGCCATCCTAGACAAAGGAGTTGAAGTTGCGGACGGTGTTGTCATTCGAGGCACAGCAGAACATCCAGTTGTAGTTAAGAAGGGTGAAACAGTAACAGAGGACATTTATTCATGA
- a CDS encoding NADP-dependent glyceraldehyde-3-phosphate dehydrogenase: protein MTHYQNLVNGKWKSSENEIAIYSPINQEKLGTVPAMSQAEVDEAMKAARAALPAWRDLAPVERAAYLHKTADILERDKEKIGTILAKEVAKGIKAAIGEVVRTAELIRFAAEEGLRITGQAMEGGGFEAASKNKLAVVRREPVGVVLAIAPFNYPVNLSGSKIAPALIAGNVVMFKPPTQGSISGLLLAKAFDEAGIPAGVFNTITGRGSEIGDYIIEHKEVNFINFTGSTPIGERIGRLAGMRPIMLELGGKDAAIVLEDADLENAAKQIVGGAFSYSGQRCTAIKRVLVVESVADRLAELLQAEVTKLTVGDPFDNADITPVIDNASADFIWGLIEDAQEKGAKALSPIKRENNLIWPGLFDYVTRDMKLAWEEPFGPVLPIIRVADANEALEIANESEFGLQSSVFTNDFKKAFEIAEKLEVGTVHINNKTQRGPDNFPFLGVKGSGAGVQGIKYSIEAMTNVKSIVFDVR, encoded by the coding sequence TTGACACATTATCAGAATTTAGTGAATGGAAAATGGAAATCATCAGAGAATGAAATTGCCATCTATTCTCCCATCAATCAAGAAAAGCTAGGTACAGTACCAGCTATGAGTCAGGCTGAAGTAGATGAGGCTATGAAAGCAGCGCGTGCAGCTCTCCCAGCATGGCGTGATTTAGCACCAGTTGAGCGTGCAGCTTATTTGCATAAGACAGCAGACATTTTGGAACGAGATAAAGAAAAAATTGGTACCATTCTTGCCAAAGAGGTTGCAAAAGGAATTAAAGCAGCCATTGGAGAAGTAGTACGTACAGCAGAATTGATTCGTTTTGCTGCTGAGGAAGGTCTCCGTATCACTGGACAAGCAATGGAAGGTGGCGGTTTTGAAGCTGCAAGTAAAAACAAACTAGCCGTTGTCCGTCGTGAGCCAGTTGGAGTTGTGTTAGCTATTGCGCCATTTAACTACCCAGTCAACCTTTCTGGATCTAAGATTGCTCCGGCATTGATTGCCGGAAATGTCGTTATGTTTAAACCACCAACACAAGGATCTATTTCTGGTCTTTTGTTGGCTAAAGCATTTGACGAAGCCGGAATCCCAGCAGGTGTCTTTAACACCATAACTGGACGTGGTTCTGAAATCGGAGACTACATCATCGAACACAAGGAAGTAAATTTCATTAACTTTACAGGTTCAACACCGATTGGGGAGCGTATTGGTCGTTTAGCTGGTATGCGCCCAATTATGCTGGAACTTGGCGGGAAAGATGCAGCAATTGTTTTAGAAGATGCAGATTTAGAAAATGCAGCTAAGCAGATCGTAGGTGGTGCCTTTAGCTACTCTGGTCAGCGTTGTACCGCTATCAAACGTGTTTTGGTTGTGGAAAGCGTAGCAGACAGATTGGCTGAATTGCTCCAAGCTGAAGTTACTAAGCTAACAGTCGGTGATCCATTTGACAATGCAGATATCACACCTGTTATTGATAATGCTTCAGCTGATTTCATCTGGGGATTGATTGAAGATGCTCAGGAAAAAGGAGCCAAAGCGCTCAGCCCAATCAAACGTGAGAACAATCTCATTTGGCCAGGACTTTTTGATTATGTCACAAGAGATATGAAATTAGCCTGGGAAGAACCATTTGGACCTGTTCTCCCAATTATCCGAGTTGCAGATGCTAACGAAGCACTAGAAATTGCTAATGAATCAGAATTCGGTCTTCAATCTTCAGTCTTTACAAATGACTTTAAGAAGGCGTTTGAAATTGCTGAAAAACTTGAAGTGGGAACCGTTCATATTAATAATAAAACACAACGTGGACCAGATAATTTCCCATTCCTTGGTGTAAAAGGTTCTGGTGCAGGAGTGCAAGGAATTAAATATAGTATCGAAGCGATGACAAATGTCAAATCCATTGTTTTTGATGTGAGATAA
- a CDS encoding glucose-1-phosphate adenylyltransferase, which translates to MKNEMLALILAGGQGTRLGKLTQSIAKPAVQFGGRYRIIDFALSNCANSGIHNVGVITQYQPLALNNHIGNGSSWGLDGINSGVSILQPYSASEGNRWFEGTSHAIYQNIDYIDSVNPEYVLILSGDHIYKMDYDDMLQSHKDNNASLTVAVLDVPLKEASRFGIMNTDANNRIVEFEEKPAQPKSTKASMGIYIFDWKRLRNMLVAAEKSNVDMSDFGKNVIPNYLESGESVYAYEFNGYWKDVGTIESLWEANMEYISPENALDSRNRQWKIYSRNLISPPNYFGAHAHVEDSLVVDGCFVDGTVKRSILSTEAQVREGAEVVDSVIMSGAIIGHGAKITRAIIGEGAIIADGVEIDGTDEVQVVGYNEVVGVATDED; encoded by the coding sequence ATGAAGAATGAAATGCTAGCTTTGATCCTTGCGGGTGGGCAAGGAACACGTCTCGGAAAACTCACTCAAAGCATTGCCAAACCGGCAGTGCAATTCGGTGGGCGCTACCGTATCATTGACTTTGCTCTTTCCAACTGTGCAAACTCTGGAATCCATAATGTTGGTGTGATTACGCAATACCAACCTCTTGCTTTGAATAACCATATCGGAAATGGTTCTAGCTGGGGATTGGATGGTATCAATTCAGGTGTCTCTATTTTACAACCTTATTCAGCCAGCGAAGGAAACCGTTGGTTTGAAGGGACTAGTCACGCTATCTACCAAAACATTGACTACATCGACAGTGTTAATCCTGAGTATGTTTTGATTCTTTCTGGTGACCACATCTACAAGATGGACTACGATGATATGCTTCAGTCCCACAAGGATAACAATGCCAGTTTGACAGTAGCTGTCCTAGACGTACCTCTCAAAGAAGCTAGCCGTTTCGGTATCATGAATACAGATGCCAATAACCGTATCGTTGAATTCGAAGAAAAACCTGCGCAACCTAAGTCTACAAAGGCTTCGATGGGGATTTATATTTTTGACTGGAAACGACTTCGCAATATGCTTGTTGCTGCTGAAAAGAGCAATGTGGATATGTCAGACTTTGGGAAGAACGTTATCCCTAACTATCTCGAGTCTGGTGAAAGTGTCTATGCTTATGAATTTAATGGCTACTGGAAAGATGTTGGTACGATTGAGTCACTTTGGGAAGCTAATATGGAGTACATTTCGCCAGAAAATGCCTTGGATAGCCGCAATCGTCAGTGGAAAATTTACTCTAGAAACTTGATTTCACCACCAAACTACTTTGGTGCGCATGCACACGTTGAAGATTCATTGGTCGTGGATGGCTGTTTTGTAGATGGAACTGTAAAACGTTCGATTCTTTCAACAGAAGCACAAGTACGTGAAGGCGCTGAGGTCGTTGATTCTGTCATCATGAGCGGAGCTATTATTGGCCATGGCGCAAAGATTACTCGTGCTATCATTGGTGAGGGTGCCATTATTGCTGACGGCGTAGAGATTGACGGAACGGACGAAGTACAAGTAGTAGGATACAATGAAGTAGTGGGGGTAGCAACAGATGAAGATTGA
- the serB gene encoding phosphoserine phosphatase SerB: MSQVKGLCVMDVDGTLIAEEVIDLLGREAGCEEEISQITSHAMRGELDFETSLRARVALLKGLPVSVFDTVFKSIHLSKNAQEFISVLQKKGILVGLVSGGFAPIVERLAKSLGISYFSANQLEVKDGFLTGRLVGEIVTGQVKQDTLKKWRKESGLSKERTIAIGDGANDLLMLKSAGRGIAFCAKEVVKSEIACRVDTRDFLEVLPLIDFLE; this comes from the coding sequence ATGTCTCAAGTAAAAGGCTTGTGTGTCATGGATGTTGACGGCACCCTGATAGCAGAGGAAGTGATTGATCTTTTAGGAAGAGAAGCAGGTTGCGAAGAAGAAATATCGCAGATTACAAGCCATGCAATGCGAGGTGAACTGGACTTTGAAACAAGCTTACGAGCGAGGGTAGCTTTGTTAAAAGGTCTTCCGGTCTCGGTTTTTGATACTGTCTTCAAATCCATCCATCTGTCCAAAAATGCTCAAGAATTTATCTCCGTACTTCAAAAGAAGGGTATTCTAGTCGGTCTAGTGTCTGGTGGATTTGCACCAATAGTTGAGAGATTAGCAAAATCCCTTGGTATCTCCTATTTCTCTGCCAACCAGTTGGAAGTCAAAGACGGTTTTTTAACAGGTCGACTAGTTGGTGAAATTGTGACAGGTCAAGTAAAACAAGATACGCTTAAGAAATGGAGAAAGGAATCAGGACTTTCCAAAGAAAGAACGATTGCCATCGGTGATGGCGCCAATGACCTCTTGATGTTGAAATCAGCAGGACGTGGTATTGCATTTTGTGCCAAAGAGGTCGTAAAATCCGAGATAGCTTGTCGTGTAGATACGAGGGATTTTTTGGAAGTTCTACCTTTGATTGATTTCTTAGAATGA
- the glgB gene encoding 1,4-alpha-glucan branching protein GlgB: MNNQEALRTFTTGENFHLQHYLGAHREEKNGEIGYTFRVWAPNAQAVHLVGDFTNWVENQIPMVRNEAGVWEVFTSQAQEGQIYKYHITRANGHQIMKIDPLAVYFEARPGTGAVLTNIREKKWKDGLWLARRKRLGFFERPVNIYEAHAGSWKRNPDGSPYTFSQLKDELIPYLVEMNYTHIEFMPLMAHPLGLSWGYQLMGYFAFEHSYGRPEEFQDFVEECHINNIGVIVDWVPGHFTINDDALAYYDGTPTFEYQDHNKAHNYGWGALNFDLGKNEVQSFLISSIKFWIDFYHLDGIRVDAVSNMLYLDYDNAPWTPNKDGGNLNYEGYYFLQRLNTVIKLAHPDIMMIAEESSSATKITGMKEMGGLGFDYKWNMGWMNDILRFYEEDPIYRKYDFNLVTFSFMYVFNENYLLPFSHDEVVHGKKSMMHKMWGDRYNQFAGLRNLYTYQICHPGKKLLFMGSEYGQFLEWKSEEQLEWSNLEDPMNAKMKHFTSQLNQFYKDHRCLWEIDTSYDGIEIIDADNRDQSVLSFIRKGKKDEMLVCVFNMAPVERKDFTIGLPVAGIYEEVWNTELEEWGGVWKEHNQTVQTQEGLWKDYEQTLTFTLPAMGASIWKIKRRLKPAKKKE, encoded by the coding sequence ATGAATAATCAAGAAGCATTAAGAACCTTTACTACAGGTGAAAACTTTCACCTCCAGCATTATTTAGGAGCGCATAGAGAGGAGAAAAACGGAGAAATAGGCTATACCTTTAGGGTTTGGGCACCAAATGCACAAGCAGTTCATCTAGTTGGTGATTTTACTAATTGGGTTGAGAATCAAATTCCTATGGTTCGTAATGAAGCAGGTGTTTGGGAAGTCTTTACTAGTCAGGCTCAGGAAGGTCAGATTTATAAATATCATATCACGCGTGCAAATGGTCACCAGATTATGAAGATTGATCCGTTGGCAGTTTATTTTGAAGCTAGACCGGGTACAGGAGCAGTTCTGACCAATATCCGTGAAAAGAAATGGAAAGATGGTCTTTGGCTAGCACGTCGCAAACGTCTGGGATTTTTCGAGAGACCAGTTAATATATACGAGGCCCATGCAGGATCTTGGAAGAGAAATCCAGATGGTAGTCCCTATACTTTTTCGCAACTGAAAGACGAGTTGATTCCATACTTAGTTGAGATGAACTATACACATATTGAGTTCATGCCTTTAATGGCTCACCCACTTGGATTGAGCTGGGGCTATCAGCTTATGGGTTACTTTGCTTTTGAACATTCCTATGGCAGACCTGAGGAGTTCCAAGATTTCGTTGAAGAGTGTCATATAAATAATATCGGTGTTATCGTCGACTGGGTTCCAGGTCATTTCACTATTAATGATGATGCCTTGGCATATTATGACGGTACACCAACTTTTGAATATCAAGACCACAACAAGGCTCACAACTACGGATGGGGTGCGCTGAATTTTGACCTCGGGAAAAATGAGGTCCAGTCTTTCTTAATTTCAAGTATTAAATTTTGGATTGATTTTTACCACTTAGATGGTATTCGGGTCGATGCAGTGAGCAATATGCTTTACCTAGATTATGATAATGCTCCTTGGACTCCAAACAAAGACGGTGGAAACCTTAACTATGAAGGTTATTATTTCCTTCAACGTTTAAACACAGTGATTAAGTTAGCTCATCCAGATATCATGATGATTGCAGAAGAAAGTTCATCAGCAACAAAGATTACTGGTATGAAAGAAATGGGCGGCCTTGGATTTGACTATAAATGGAATATGGGCTGGATGAACGACATTCTCCGTTTCTACGAGGAAGATCCGATTTATCGCAAGTATGACTTTAATCTTGTGACTTTCAGCTTTATGTATGTTTTCAATGAAAACTATCTCCTACCTTTCTCACATGATGAAGTGGTTCATGGCAAGAAGAGTATGATGCATAAGATGTGGGGAGATCGCTACAATCAGTTCGCTGGTCTGCGTAATCTCTACACCTATCAAATTTGTCATCCAGGTAAGAAACTCTTGTTCATGGGTAGTGAGTACGGGCAATTCCTAGAATGGAAGTCTGAAGAGCAGTTGGAATGGTCTAATCTAGAAGATCCGATGAATGCCAAGATGAAGCATTTTACTTCTCAACTCAATCAATTCTATAAAGACCATCGCTGTCTTTGGGAAATTGATACTAGTTATGATGGTATCGAGATTATCGATGCTGATAATAGAGATCAGAGTGTCCTTTCCTTTATTCGTAAGGGCAAGAAGGACGAAATGTTAGTCTGTGTCTTTAATATGGCACCAGTTGAACGTAAGGACTTTACGATTGGTTTACCTGTTGCAGGTATTTACGAAGAAGTTTGGAATACAGAATTAGAAGAATGGGGAGGTGTGTGGAAAGAACACAATCAAACAGTTCAGACTCAAGAAGGCTTATGGAAAGATTATGAGCAGACTTTGACCTTTACCTTGCCTGCCATGGGAGCAAGTATCTGGAAGATCAAGCGTCGTTTGAAACCAGCTAAGAAAAAAGAATAA